In one window of Oryza sativa Japonica Group chromosome 9, ASM3414082v1 DNA:
- the LOC136351701 gene encoding uncharacterized protein yields MRETEEERQAALIALSALDKALGDIHLQYEAHAKDLAERVRDARGILDVAAAHERRASEADASLRAWTAALEAERRALDDRARSVQEFEAMIRRRIERTAAEAEASLRLREEAAAERDRITLAAEASADRRAEELRLQEEACRERDAALAEREAEVNRREVALRRLGERLAKCEEAVAGREARHLESARAERAAIAARASELEAREKDLAAGGPPGGAGLAGELAKAQSTLADLERLVQDQAGGIAALRLTNELGPRQLSDAVARLERAGCRVGVSVRRYSGLPPTQPALALRLDGLAAGLERLEEEVGETIKSLSASLPRAAVELVLASHQARDPDFMPWRTLEDFPPGTEARAREQVREAANAIVSGFEGSAPRFISGLASDEESGSGGDDSDED; encoded by the exons ATGcgggagacggaggaggagcggcaggcGGCGCTGATCGCCTTAAGCGCCCTCGACAAAGCGCTGGGCGACATCCACCTTCAGTACGAGGCCCATGCCAAGGACCTGGCGGAGAGGGTCAGGGATGCGCGTGGCATCCTTGACGTGGCCGCTGCCCACGAGCGGCGGGCATCGGAGGCCGACGCCTCGTTGCGGGCCTGGACTGCGGCACTCGAGGCTGAACGCAGGGCCCTGGACGATCGTGCCCGCTCCGTGCAGGAGTTTGAAGCAATGATCCGTCGGCGGATTGAG agaacggcggcggaagcggaggCCTCCCTTCGCCTTCGTGAAGAGGCCGCGGCTGAGCGTGACCGGATCACTCTTGCCGCGGAAGCTTCCGCGGACCGCCGCGCGGAAGAGCTACGGCTGCAGGAAGAGGCGTGCCGGGAACGGGACGCCGCACTCGCCGAGCGCGAAGCCGAGGTAAACCGCCGCGAGGTAGCCTTGCGCCGGCTGGGCGAGCGGCTCGCGAAATGCGAGGAAGCTGTTGCCGGGCGCGAGGCCCGGCATCTGGAGAGCGCTCGCGCCGAGCGCGCGGCGATAGCGGCGAGGGCTTCCGAACTGGAGGCCCGGGAGAAGGACCTGGCAGCCGGCGGGCCACCCGGCGGCGCGGGGTTAGCGGGCGAGCTCGCCAAGGCTCAGAGTACCCTCGCCGACCTGGAGCGCCTGGTGCAAGATCAGGCTGGGGGGATTGCGGCCCTCCGCCTCACCAACGAACTCGGGCCCAGGCAGCTCTCCGATGCCGTCGCCCGGCTGGAGCGCGCGGGGTGCCGAGTCGGCGTCTCCGTGCGCCGGTATAGCGGACTTCCACCCACACAGCCAGCGCTCGCGCTCCGGCTGGACGGGCTGGCGGCGGGCCTGGAGAgactggaggaggaggtcggcgagacCATAAAGTCCTTGTCAGCCTCTTTGCCACGGGCCGCGGTGGAGCTGGTTCTTGCAAGTCATCAAGCGCGCGACCCTGACTTCATGCCGTGGCGCACACTTGAAGATTTTCCCCCGGGAACTGAAGCGAGGGCCCGGGAGCAAGTTAGAGAGGCAGCCAACGCGATTGTCTCGGGCTTCGAGGGATCGGCCCCCCGCTTCATCTCCGGGCTCGCCTCGGACGAGGAAAGCGGGAGCGGGGGTGACGATAGCGACGAAGACTGA